In the genome of Candidatus Reidiella endopervernicosa, one region contains:
- a CDS encoding REP-associated tyrosine transposase, translated as MEYRRNFEAGGTYFFTVVTQSRQPILIDNIDLLRAAFVHTRKRYPFEIDAVVVLPDHLHTIWNLPRGDDDYARRWMVLKRKFSSPLSSATLNRSQRRKREKGVWQRRYWEHTIRDERDWRHHLDYIHYNPVKHGYVQAPRDWPYSSFMRAVGDGLYEPDWGMEIPAGVADVEYE; from the coding sequence ATGGAATATCGTCGTAACTTCGAAGCCGGTGGTACCTATTTCTTCACCGTCGTCACGCAATCACGACAACCCATCCTCATCGATAATATCGATCTGCTGCGTGCCGCCTTCGTGCACACCCGCAAACGCTACCCCTTCGAAATCGATGCCGTTGTTGTTCTCCCCGATCACCTGCACACAATCTGGAATCTCCCGAGAGGGGATGATGACTATGCACGCCGCTGGATGGTGCTGAAACGGAAATTTTCTTCACCGCTCTCTTCTGCAACATTGAACAGGTCTCAGCGTCGAAAACGTGAGAAAGGGGTCTGGCAGCGTCGCTACTGGGAGCACACTATCCGTGATGAGAGAGATTGGCGCCACCATCTCGATTACATCCACTACAACCCGGTCAAACACGGTTACGTGCAGGCACCCAGGGATTGGCCCTACAGTTCATTTATGCGAGCTGTAGGCGATGGGTTGTACGAACCGGATTGGGGGATGGAAATTCCGGCAGGGGTAGCTGATGTTGAGTATGAGTGA
- a CDS encoding tetratricopeptide repeat protein: protein MANEPLIVEVGASGFDKYVIQNSHQLPVVVEFMAMWSGPCMAMADTLHDLATEFAGQFVFAKVDIDEQPELVEQFGVENVPALRVFNKGEVTFSEQGQFQEEELRMLLKGMGIFSRSEELREQARAKHMAGETSEAIVMMSQAIQMDPANTRVAMDMVQIFIDIGEMEQATGLFNKLPDSDKESEMSKSLTGQLTFADLASNTEGAEALQQRLSDNSDDLDARFDLAICHVAAHDYDSAIDQLFTVLQADPDYKNGAAKEMIITVTNMLDPNNAELAGKYRQRLASLLNG, encoded by the coding sequence ATGGCAAACGAACCGTTAATTGTAGAGGTCGGTGCATCCGGCTTCGATAAATACGTGATTCAGAACTCCCACCAGCTTCCGGTGGTGGTGGAGTTCATGGCGATGTGGTCGGGGCCGTGCATGGCGATGGCCGATACACTGCACGATCTAGCCACCGAGTTTGCCGGTCAGTTCGTCTTTGCCAAGGTCGATATCGACGAGCAGCCGGAGCTGGTGGAGCAGTTCGGCGTGGAGAACGTGCCCGCGCTACGAGTCTTCAACAAGGGCGAGGTGACCTTCTCTGAGCAGGGGCAGTTTCAGGAGGAGGAGCTTCGGATGCTACTCAAGGGAATGGGCATCTTCAGCAGGTCTGAGGAGCTCAGGGAGCAAGCGCGTGCCAAGCACATGGCCGGTGAGACCAGCGAGGCGATCGTGATGATGTCGCAGGCGATCCAGATGGACCCGGCCAATACCCGCGTGGCGATGGATATGGTGCAGATCTTCATCGACATCGGCGAGATGGAGCAGGCCACCGGCCTCTTCAACAAGCTGCCCGACAGCGACAAGGAGAGCGAGATGAGCAAGTCGCTCACCGGCCAGCTCACCTTCGCCGACCTCGCATCGAATACCGAGGGTGCCGAGGCGCTGCAGCAGCGGCTCTCCGACAATAGCGACGACCTCGACGCCCGCTTCGATCTGGCCATCTGCCATGTCGCCGCCCACGACTACGACAGCGCTATCGATCAGCTCTTCACCGTGCTGCAGGCCGATCCCGACTACAAGAACGGTGCGGCGAAGGAGATGATCATCACCGTCACCAATATGCTCGACCCCAACAATGCCGAGCTGGCCGGTAAGTACCGGCAGCGACTTGCGAGCCTGCTGAACGGTTAG
- a CDS encoding YbaN family protein: MQRVTRWAALILAYLFLALAIIGIVLPGLPTVPFLLLTAWFAARGSERLHRWLYAHPHFGKLLIDWEQQGAVSRTSKVIAVILLTASWIIMYLQIENRWVSTGLALLFITIIGFLLSRPEPSDGERGEM, encoded by the coding sequence ATGCAGAGAGTGACCCGCTGGGCCGCACTGATACTGGCCTACCTCTTTCTGGCGCTGGCGATCATAGGGATTGTGCTGCCCGGCCTACCGACCGTCCCCTTCCTGCTGCTGACTGCATGGTTTGCAGCCCGAGGTTCCGAGCGGCTACACCGCTGGCTCTACGCCCATCCGCACTTTGGGAAACTTCTGATCGACTGGGAGCAGCAGGGGGCTGTCTCGCGCACCAGCAAGGTGATTGCCGTGATCCTGCTCACGGCAAGCTGGATCATCATGTATCTGCAGATCGAGAACCGCTGGGTATCGACTGGGCTGGCGCTGCTCTTTATCACCATCATCGGCTTTTTGCTGAGTCGGCCTGAGCCCAGCGACGGCGAACGGGGGGAGATGTAG